A stretch of the Panthera uncia isolate 11264 chromosome E2 unlocalized genomic scaffold, Puncia_PCG_1.0 HiC_scaffold_20, whole genome shotgun sequence genome encodes the following:
- the EXOC3L1 gene encoding exocyst complex component 3-like protein isoform X2, with protein sequence MDSATKDEMQPSLPPGSSCPGPEWPEQERAEQLARGAALKWASGIFYRPEQLARLGQYRSREVQRTCSLEARIKSVVQSYLEGVKTGVWQLAQAFEAVQGTREALDQAHGLLQGMVEATETLKPLREQVAQHKQLQVLSQLLPRLRAVPAAVAYTQTLIGAQRLLEAYVCLRELEQLQEETWAPLGGLELPVFEGLGPLAEALGQAVEAAAGVAGQLAREDPALLVAAVRVAEVDARHTTSLELPPRDWRRRCLQALQEGLERTHFGTPLLLEPGALAGWLEALRVALPAELATAEALVAPCCPPHYKVVRLWAHTLHSGLRRCLQQLLEGPKLGAADAFALLHWTLHVYLGPEMMGSLELGPEADVSQLEPLLTPENIEQLEAMFVTQIQILEENIRVTSLVSESLQRRVHGMALSELGTFLRSFSDALIRFSRDHIRGEAMAPHYVPYLLATLNYQSALSSSLSVLQPDGAGSGDLALVEAGLDELQRRICRLVLEALLAELQPLFEALPSRRWLSSPELLDDICERTVRFCQDFRRVRNPAVQLLLAEAERTVVLQYLRALMQGRLVCRGADERIQAAQRLQNDAAQLRELFLGLGLEESVQCAPVLLSLRDLLNLRDPMLLGLEVAGLRQKFPDVSEDHVSALLDLRGDVSREQRLAALSSLQAGPQPSLSAGQRALFSLVPVPTPALSSCLPSGPCA encoded by the exons ATGGACTCAGCAACCAAGGATGAAATGCAGCCCTCACTTCCCCCTG GGTCTTCCTGCCCAGGGCCTGAGTGGCCAGAGCAAGAGAGGGCGGAGCAGCTGGCCAGAGGAGCAGCACTCAAATGGGCCTCGGGCATCTTCTACCGGCCAGAGCAGCTGGCCAGGCTGGGCCAGTACCGCAGCCGTGAAGTTCAACGTACCTGTTCCCTGGAAGCACGCATTAAG TCGGTGGTGCAGTCCTACCTGGAGGGCGTGAAGACTGGTGTGTGGCAGCTGGCCCAGGCTTTTGAGGCTGTGCAGGGAACCCGTGAGGCCCTAGACCAGGCCCATGGGTTGCTCCAGGGTATGGTGGAGGCCACAGAGACCCTAAAACCACTGCGAGAACAAGTTGCACAGCACAAGCAGCTGCAGGTCCTGTCTCAGCTGCTGCCCCGGCTGCGGGCAG TGCCAGCTGCAGTGGCCTACACACAGACCCTGATTGGTGCCCAGCGGCTCTTGGAGGCATATGTGTGCCTTCGGGAGCTGGAGCAGCTGCAAGAGGAGACGTGGGCACCTCTGGGGGGCCTGGAGTTGCCAGTCTTCGAGGGGTTGGGCCCTCTAGCTGAGGCATTGGGCCAGGCTGTGGAGGCGGCTGCGGGGGTGGCAGGGCAGCTGGCACGGGAGGACCCAGCCTTGCTGGTGGCTGCTGTGCGTGTGGCAGAGGTGGATGCTAGGCACACAACCTCCCTGGAGCTGCCCCCCCGGGACTGGCGGCGGCGCTGTCTGCAGGCACTGCAGGAGGGCCTGGAGAGGACCCACTTTGGGACACCTCTGCTGCTTGAGCCAGGGGCCTTGGCAGGGTGGCTGGAGGCTCTGCGGGTGGCTCTACCAGCTGAGTTGGCCACAGCTGAAGCACTAGTGGCACCCTGCTGCCCACCACACTACAAGGTGGTGCGGCTCTGGGCCCACACCCTGCACAGTGGACTGCGTCGCTGCCTGCAGCAACTGCTGGAAGGGCCTAAGCTAGGAGCTGCTGACGCCTTCGCCTTACTGCATTGGACACTGCATGTGTACCTGGG GCCAGAAATGATGGGGAGCCTGGAGTTGGGGCCTGAGGCTGATGTGTCTCAGCTGGAGCCCCTCCTGACTCCGGAGAACATTGAACAGCTGGAGGCAATGTTTGTGACCCAAATCCAG ATCCTGGAAGAGAACATTCGCGTGACCAGCCTGGTCAGTGAGTCACTCCAGCGGCGGGTGCATGGCATGGCGCTGTCAGAACTGGGCACATTCCTGAGGAG CTTTAGTGATGCTCTGATCCGATTCTCCCGAGACCACATCAGGGGGGAAGCAATGGCTCCTCATTACGTGCCCTACCTACTGGCCACCCTCAACTACCAGTCAGCACTCAG CTCCTCCTTGTCCGTCCTGCAGCCCGACGGGGCGGGTTCAGGAGACTTGGCTCTGGTGGAGGCAGGGCTGGACGAGTTGCAGAGGAGGATCTGCCGCCTGGTGTTGGAGGCGCTGCTGGCGGAGCTCCAG cccctgttCGAAGCTCTGCCCTCGCGCCGGTGGCTGTCGAGCCCAGAGCTGCTGGACGATATATGCGAGCGGACGGTGCGCTTCTGCCAGGATTTCAGGCGAGTGCGGAATCCTGCAGTCCAG CTTCTCCTGGCTGAGGCGGAGCGCACGGTGGTACTGCAGTACCTACGTGCGTTGATGCAGGGCCGCCTAGTGTGCCGAGGAGCCGACGAGAGGATCCAGGCAGCGCAGCGCCTGCAGAACGATGCGGCCCAGCTTCGGGAGCTTTTCCTTGGTTTG ggcctggaggagAGTGTTCAGTGCGCACCGGTGCTCCTCTCTCTGCGGGATCTACTGAACCTCCGTGACCCCATGCTGCTCGGCCTCGAGGTGGCAGGCCTACGACAAAAATTTCCCGACGTGAG CGAGGATCATGTCTCTGCCCTCCTGGACCTGCGCGGGGATGTGTCCCGAGAGCAGCGCCTGGCCGCACTCAGCTCCCTGCAGGCCGGCCcacagccctctctctctgcgggTCAGCGCGCACTCTTTAGCCTCGTGCCAGTACCTACTCCTGCGCTgtcctcctgccttccctccgGGCCCTGTGCCTGA
- the EXOC3L1 gene encoding exocyst complex component 3-like protein isoform X1 produces the protein MDSATKDEMQPSLPPGSSCPGPEWPEQERAEQLARGAALKWASGIFYRPEQLARLGQYRSREVQRTCSLEARIKSVVQSYLEGVKTGVWQLAQAFEAVQGTREALDQAHGLLQGMVEATETLKPLREQVAQHKQLQVLSQLLPRLRAVPAAVAYTQTLIGAQRLLEAYVCLRELEQLQEETWAPLGGLELPVFEGLGPLAEALGQAVEAAAGVAGQLAREDPALLVAAVRVAEVDARHTTSLELPPRDWRRRCLQALQEGLERTHFGTPLLLEPGALAGWLEALRVALPAELATAEALVAPCCPPHYKVVRLWAHTLHSGLRRCLQQLLEGPKLGAADAFALLHWTLHVYLGPEMMGSLELGPEADVSQLEPLLTPENIEQLEAMFVTQIQVNVAHWLQKALDGEVAEWNREQEPGTDSSGFYHSPLPAIVLQILEENIRVTSLVSESLQRRVHGMALSELGTFLRSFSDALIRFSRDHIRGEAMAPHYVPYLLATLNYQSALSSSLSVLQPDGAGSGDLALVEAGLDELQRRICRLVLEALLAELQPLFEALPSRRWLSSPELLDDICERTVRFCQDFRRVRNPAVQLLLAEAERTVVLQYLRALMQGRLVCRGADERIQAAQRLQNDAAQLRELFLGLGLEESVQCAPVLLSLRDLLNLRDPMLLGLEVAGLRQKFPDVSEDHVSALLDLRGDVSREQRLAALSSLQAGPQPSLSAGQRALFSLVPVPTPALSSCLPSGPCA, from the exons ATGGACTCAGCAACCAAGGATGAAATGCAGCCCTCACTTCCCCCTG GGTCTTCCTGCCCAGGGCCTGAGTGGCCAGAGCAAGAGAGGGCGGAGCAGCTGGCCAGAGGAGCAGCACTCAAATGGGCCTCGGGCATCTTCTACCGGCCAGAGCAGCTGGCCAGGCTGGGCCAGTACCGCAGCCGTGAAGTTCAACGTACCTGTTCCCTGGAAGCACGCATTAAG TCGGTGGTGCAGTCCTACCTGGAGGGCGTGAAGACTGGTGTGTGGCAGCTGGCCCAGGCTTTTGAGGCTGTGCAGGGAACCCGTGAGGCCCTAGACCAGGCCCATGGGTTGCTCCAGGGTATGGTGGAGGCCACAGAGACCCTAAAACCACTGCGAGAACAAGTTGCACAGCACAAGCAGCTGCAGGTCCTGTCTCAGCTGCTGCCCCGGCTGCGGGCAG TGCCAGCTGCAGTGGCCTACACACAGACCCTGATTGGTGCCCAGCGGCTCTTGGAGGCATATGTGTGCCTTCGGGAGCTGGAGCAGCTGCAAGAGGAGACGTGGGCACCTCTGGGGGGCCTGGAGTTGCCAGTCTTCGAGGGGTTGGGCCCTCTAGCTGAGGCATTGGGCCAGGCTGTGGAGGCGGCTGCGGGGGTGGCAGGGCAGCTGGCACGGGAGGACCCAGCCTTGCTGGTGGCTGCTGTGCGTGTGGCAGAGGTGGATGCTAGGCACACAACCTCCCTGGAGCTGCCCCCCCGGGACTGGCGGCGGCGCTGTCTGCAGGCACTGCAGGAGGGCCTGGAGAGGACCCACTTTGGGACACCTCTGCTGCTTGAGCCAGGGGCCTTGGCAGGGTGGCTGGAGGCTCTGCGGGTGGCTCTACCAGCTGAGTTGGCCACAGCTGAAGCACTAGTGGCACCCTGCTGCCCACCACACTACAAGGTGGTGCGGCTCTGGGCCCACACCCTGCACAGTGGACTGCGTCGCTGCCTGCAGCAACTGCTGGAAGGGCCTAAGCTAGGAGCTGCTGACGCCTTCGCCTTACTGCATTGGACACTGCATGTGTACCTGGG GCCAGAAATGATGGGGAGCCTGGAGTTGGGGCCTGAGGCTGATGTGTCTCAGCTGGAGCCCCTCCTGACTCCGGAGAACATTGAACAGCTGGAGGCAATGTTTGTGACCCAAATCCAG gtTAATGTGGCCCATTGGCTTCAGAAGGCACTGGATGGGGAGGTAGCTGAGTGGAACCGAGAGCAGGAACCTGGCACAGACTCCTCTGGCTTCTATCACTCACCTTTGCCGGCCATAGTGCTCCAG ATCCTGGAAGAGAACATTCGCGTGACCAGCCTGGTCAGTGAGTCACTCCAGCGGCGGGTGCATGGCATGGCGCTGTCAGAACTGGGCACATTCCTGAGGAG CTTTAGTGATGCTCTGATCCGATTCTCCCGAGACCACATCAGGGGGGAAGCAATGGCTCCTCATTACGTGCCCTACCTACTGGCCACCCTCAACTACCAGTCAGCACTCAG CTCCTCCTTGTCCGTCCTGCAGCCCGACGGGGCGGGTTCAGGAGACTTGGCTCTGGTGGAGGCAGGGCTGGACGAGTTGCAGAGGAGGATCTGCCGCCTGGTGTTGGAGGCGCTGCTGGCGGAGCTCCAG cccctgttCGAAGCTCTGCCCTCGCGCCGGTGGCTGTCGAGCCCAGAGCTGCTGGACGATATATGCGAGCGGACGGTGCGCTTCTGCCAGGATTTCAGGCGAGTGCGGAATCCTGCAGTCCAG CTTCTCCTGGCTGAGGCGGAGCGCACGGTGGTACTGCAGTACCTACGTGCGTTGATGCAGGGCCGCCTAGTGTGCCGAGGAGCCGACGAGAGGATCCAGGCAGCGCAGCGCCTGCAGAACGATGCGGCCCAGCTTCGGGAGCTTTTCCTTGGTTTG ggcctggaggagAGTGTTCAGTGCGCACCGGTGCTCCTCTCTCTGCGGGATCTACTGAACCTCCGTGACCCCATGCTGCTCGGCCTCGAGGTGGCAGGCCTACGACAAAAATTTCCCGACGTGAG CGAGGATCATGTCTCTGCCCTCCTGGACCTGCGCGGGGATGTGTCCCGAGAGCAGCGCCTGGCCGCACTCAGCTCCCTGCAGGCCGGCCcacagccctctctctctgcgggTCAGCGCGCACTCTTTAGCCTCGTGCCAGTACCTACTCCTGCGCTgtcctcctgccttccctccgGGCCCTGTGCCTGA
- the EXOC3L1 gene encoding exocyst complex component 3-like protein isoform X3 has protein sequence MDSATKDEMQPSLPPGSSCPGPEWPEQERAEQLARGAALKWASGIFYRPEQLARLGQYRSREVQRTCSLEARIKSVVQSYLEGVKTGVWQLAQAFEAVQGTREALDQAHGLLQGMVEATETLKPLREQVAQHKQLQVLSQLLPRLRAVPAAVAYTQTLIGAQRLLEAYVCLRELEQLQEETWAPLGGLELPVFEGLGPLAEALGQAVEAAAGVAGQLAREDPALLVAAVRVAEVDARHTTSLELPPRDWRRRCLQALQEGLERTHFGTPLLLEPGALAGWLEALRVALPAELATAEALVAPCCPPHYKVVRLWAHTLHSGLRRCLQQLLEGPKLGAADAFALLHWTLHVYLGPEMMGSLELGPEADVSQLEPLLTPENIEQLEAMFVTQIQVNVAHWLQKALDGEVAEWNREQEPGTDSSGFYHSPLPAIVLQILEENIRVTSLVSESLQRRVHGMALSELGTFLRSFSDALIRFSRDHIRGEAMAPHYVPYLLATLNYQSALSSSLSVLQPDGAGSGDLALVEAGLDELQRRICRLVLEALLAELQPLFEALPSRRWLSSPELLDDICERTVRFCQDFRRVRNPAVQLLLAEAERTVVLQYLRALMQGRLVCRGADERIQAAQRLQNDAAQLRELFLGLRGSCLCPPGPARGCVPRAAPGRTQLPAGRPTALSLCGSARTL, from the exons ATGGACTCAGCAACCAAGGATGAAATGCAGCCCTCACTTCCCCCTG GGTCTTCCTGCCCAGGGCCTGAGTGGCCAGAGCAAGAGAGGGCGGAGCAGCTGGCCAGAGGAGCAGCACTCAAATGGGCCTCGGGCATCTTCTACCGGCCAGAGCAGCTGGCCAGGCTGGGCCAGTACCGCAGCCGTGAAGTTCAACGTACCTGTTCCCTGGAAGCACGCATTAAG TCGGTGGTGCAGTCCTACCTGGAGGGCGTGAAGACTGGTGTGTGGCAGCTGGCCCAGGCTTTTGAGGCTGTGCAGGGAACCCGTGAGGCCCTAGACCAGGCCCATGGGTTGCTCCAGGGTATGGTGGAGGCCACAGAGACCCTAAAACCACTGCGAGAACAAGTTGCACAGCACAAGCAGCTGCAGGTCCTGTCTCAGCTGCTGCCCCGGCTGCGGGCAG TGCCAGCTGCAGTGGCCTACACACAGACCCTGATTGGTGCCCAGCGGCTCTTGGAGGCATATGTGTGCCTTCGGGAGCTGGAGCAGCTGCAAGAGGAGACGTGGGCACCTCTGGGGGGCCTGGAGTTGCCAGTCTTCGAGGGGTTGGGCCCTCTAGCTGAGGCATTGGGCCAGGCTGTGGAGGCGGCTGCGGGGGTGGCAGGGCAGCTGGCACGGGAGGACCCAGCCTTGCTGGTGGCTGCTGTGCGTGTGGCAGAGGTGGATGCTAGGCACACAACCTCCCTGGAGCTGCCCCCCCGGGACTGGCGGCGGCGCTGTCTGCAGGCACTGCAGGAGGGCCTGGAGAGGACCCACTTTGGGACACCTCTGCTGCTTGAGCCAGGGGCCTTGGCAGGGTGGCTGGAGGCTCTGCGGGTGGCTCTACCAGCTGAGTTGGCCACAGCTGAAGCACTAGTGGCACCCTGCTGCCCACCACACTACAAGGTGGTGCGGCTCTGGGCCCACACCCTGCACAGTGGACTGCGTCGCTGCCTGCAGCAACTGCTGGAAGGGCCTAAGCTAGGAGCTGCTGACGCCTTCGCCTTACTGCATTGGACACTGCATGTGTACCTGGG GCCAGAAATGATGGGGAGCCTGGAGTTGGGGCCTGAGGCTGATGTGTCTCAGCTGGAGCCCCTCCTGACTCCGGAGAACATTGAACAGCTGGAGGCAATGTTTGTGACCCAAATCCAG gtTAATGTGGCCCATTGGCTTCAGAAGGCACTGGATGGGGAGGTAGCTGAGTGGAACCGAGAGCAGGAACCTGGCACAGACTCCTCTGGCTTCTATCACTCACCTTTGCCGGCCATAGTGCTCCAG ATCCTGGAAGAGAACATTCGCGTGACCAGCCTGGTCAGTGAGTCACTCCAGCGGCGGGTGCATGGCATGGCGCTGTCAGAACTGGGCACATTCCTGAGGAG CTTTAGTGATGCTCTGATCCGATTCTCCCGAGACCACATCAGGGGGGAAGCAATGGCTCCTCATTACGTGCCCTACCTACTGGCCACCCTCAACTACCAGTCAGCACTCAG CTCCTCCTTGTCCGTCCTGCAGCCCGACGGGGCGGGTTCAGGAGACTTGGCTCTGGTGGAGGCAGGGCTGGACGAGTTGCAGAGGAGGATCTGCCGCCTGGTGTTGGAGGCGCTGCTGGCGGAGCTCCAG cccctgttCGAAGCTCTGCCCTCGCGCCGGTGGCTGTCGAGCCCAGAGCTGCTGGACGATATATGCGAGCGGACGGTGCGCTTCTGCCAGGATTTCAGGCGAGTGCGGAATCCTGCAGTCCAG CTTCTCCTGGCTGAGGCGGAGCGCACGGTGGTACTGCAGTACCTACGTGCGTTGATGCAGGGCCGCCTAGTGTGCCGAGGAGCCGACGAGAGGATCCAGGCAGCGCAGCGCCTGCAGAACGATGCGGCCCAGCTTCGGGAGCTTTTCCTTGGTTTG CGAGGATCATGTCTCTGCCCTCCTGGACCTGCGCGGGGATGTGTCCCGAGAGCAGCGCCTGGCCGCACTCAGCTCCCTGCAGGCCGGCCcacagccctctctctctgcgggTCAGCGCGCACTCTTTAG